Proteins found in one Cryptococcus neoformans var. grubii H99 chromosome 14, complete sequence genomic segment:
- a CDS encoding ATP-dependent RNA helicase MAK5, with the protein MAKIDKKTKLKLKKKSVRIPTKPTADKKPKKYVAADSLTWKPIKTSSFSGIDGGGGMMMLEELEDVGIEWEEADGGRKVAKFVEVESKTSKGKKKATQEEPEQGGQDDEKASSASETEEAKEADDKTTIEEDDGEEFPDFAGFAEEDLNAADEEEHPNLDDEPAFNDDLLPEWSSIPLHPALKRSFLASSFTAPTAIQSRAIPAGVTGRDVVGVAETGSGKTLAYSLPILHYLLAQRKRKAGIKRPLSALILCPTRELALQVMDHLNALLKHALATSDGEKPQGPPRVSVGSVVGGLSAQKQKRILDRGCDVIVATPGRLWDLIKADDELATNVRTLRFLVIDEADRMIENGHFAELESIVKLTQRSTAQQGPDDNDPVFEAMATLFEESAARDDMQTFVFSATLSKDLQKNLKRRSTSWKGKGKRSSTLEDLVEKLDFRDENPEVIDLSPEGGVVSSLRESMIESTKADKDLYLYYFLLRYPGRSIVFVNSIDSIRRLLPLFTLLQLPIFPLHSHLQQKQRLKNLDRFKSNPNGILIATDVAARGLDIPQVDHVVHFNLPRTADAYIHRSGRTARAQNEGFALQLVSPDEKSVQRALMKSLERTHELPDLPIEAGFLPSLRERLRVATEIEKAQHRATKATHDKNWLLETAEAMDIDIDPSMLDGEEDDPDAPYYKPKKQDRSKGKASVENLKSELRALLQEKLVARGVSIRYPTSGSKVIVDDLIKSTGHRTLLGASTSKAYDQVEKTGKRKLGSGRPGAVKKKKMAAR; encoded by the exons ATGGCGAAGATCGACAAGAAgaccaagctcaagctcaagaagaagtcCGTGAGGATCCCAACTAAGCCTACTGCGGACAAGAAGCCTAAGAAGTATGTTGCGGCCGACTCGCTCACATGGAAGCCCATCAAAACCTCAAGCTTTTCTGGCATTgacggtggaggaggtatGATGATGCTTGAAGAGCTCGAAGATGTTGGGATTGAGTGGGAAGAGGCCGATGgtgggaggaaggttgCGAAATTTGTTGAGGTGGAAAGCAAGACGAGtaagggcaagaagaaagcgACGCAGGAGGAACCCGAGCAAGGAGGGCAAGACGATGAGAAAGCGTCTTCAGCAAGTGAGACTGAGGAAGCTAAAGAGGCCGATGACAAAACGACcattgaggaagatgatggagaagagtttCCCGATTTCGCTGGGTTCGCTGAAGAGGACCTCAATGCTgcagacgaggaggaaCATCCCAATTTAGATGACGAGCCTGCTTTCAATG ATGATCTTCTCCCGGAATGGTCTTCTATTCCCCTTCATCCCGCTCTCAAGCGTTCTTTTCTTGCATCCAGCTTCACCGCTCCTACTGCCATCCAATCTCGAGCCATTCCCGCTGGGGTTACCGGTCGAGACGTCGTTGGCGTCGCCGAAACCGGTTCCGGTAAAACACTCGCATATTCTTTACCCATTCTCCATTACCTCCTTGCCCAACGCAAACGGAAAGCTGGCATCAAGCGCCCCTTGTCCGCTTTAATACTTTGTCCTACAAGAGAACTAGCTCTGCAAGTTATGGACCATCTCAATGCCTTGTTGAAGCATGCACTCGCCACTTCAGATGGGGAGAAACCTCAAGGTCCACCTAGAGTCAGCGTCGGCTCCGTTGTTGGCGGTCTAAGTGCGCaaaagcagaagaggatttTAGATAGGGGATGTGATGTTATTGTTGCGACTCCGGGTCGGTTATGGGACCTCATCAAGGCT GATGATGAGCTCGCGACTAATGTCAGGACATTAAGGTTTTTGGTTATTGATGAGGCGGACCGAATGATTGAGAACGGGCACTTTGCAGAGTTGGAGAGTATCGTCAAACTTACTCAACGTTCTACTGC CCAACAGGGTCCTGATGATAATGACCCCGTCTTCGAAGCTATGGCTACTCTCTTTGAAGAGTCAGCGGCTAGAGACGACATGCAGACGTTTGTTTTCTCTGCTACTCTTTCCAAAGATTTGCAGAAGAACCtcaagaggaggagcacatcttggaaagggaagggaaagaggtcATCTACTCTCG AGGATTTGGTGGAGAAGCTTGATTTTAGAGATGAGAACCCCGAAGTTATTGATCTATCCCCGGAAGGAGGTGTCGTTTCCTCATTGAGGGAGAGCATGATCGAGTCTACAAAGGCCGACAAG GACCTCTATCTCTATTATTTCCTTCTGCGATACCCCGGCAGATCTATCGTCTTTGTTAACTCTATCGACTCTATCCGTcgacttcttccccttttcactcttcttcaacttcccATTTTCCCTCTACActcccatctccaacaGAAGCAACGTCTCAAGAATCTCGATCGATTCAAGTCCAACCCCAACGGCATCTTGATTGCAACCGATGTCGCTGCGCGAGGTTTGGATATCCCTCAAGTTGATCACGTTGTTCACTTCAACCTGCCCCGAACGGCCGATGCGTACATTCATCGATCAGGCCGTACTGCGCGAGCCCAAAATGAGGGTTTCGCACTACAGCTTGTGTCCCCGGATGAAAAGTCTGTCCAGCGGgcgttgatgaagagccTTGAGCGAACGCATGAGCTACCTGATCTGCCTATCGAAGCTggtttccttccttctcttcgtGAGCGGCTGAGGGTGGCGACTGAAATTGAAAAGGCACAACATCGAGCCACCAAAGCAACTCACGATAAAAACTGGTTACTCGAAACTGCCGAGGCCATGGATATTGATATCGACCCTTCTATGCTcgatggagaggaagatgatccCGATGCTCCTTATTATAAACCCAAGAAGCAGGATAGGagcaaaggaaaagcaTCTGTGGAAAATTTAAAGTCGGAGTTGAGGGCTTTGTTGCAAGAGAAGCTTGTCGCAAGGGGTGTGTCGATCAGGTATCCGACAAGTGGAAGTAAAGTGATCGTGGATGACCTAATCAAATCAACCG GTCACAGGACGTTATTGGGCGCAAGCACTAGCAAAGCTTACGACCAAGTGGAGAAGACCGGGAAGAGAAAGTTGGGATCTGGGAGACCTGGAGCTgttaagaagaagaagatggcagCACGATGA